One stretch of Variovorax sp. TBS-050B DNA includes these proteins:
- a CDS encoding glycosyltransferase, whose amino-acid sequence MDDKLVSICIPVFNGSNYLKKAIESALAQDYPHVEVIVVNDGSTDGGLTEAIALEYGNRIRYIKQENRGVAGALNTAVAHAKGTYFAWLSHDDIHLPHKTSAQMRFLSDLGRTDACLFSDYDLIDPDDKLITTVRLPVDRIRRSPRLPLLNGMINGCSLLVPIAAMREFGVFDERLRFTQDYDLWNKILDKQEFFHQPEVLIQYRVHPQQDTQTQKLAPESDPLWTRMIDDRSPTQRAQLSGSSRRFYQSLGVFLELTPMQKASAHALNLAKHASRDTLTSVVIPFFNEINLLHRAVESVRSQIGARFEIILVDDGSTEDTSSIERLAQSDERIKLIRQANRGAAAARNRGMMSAKGEYIAFLDGDDTFMPNKIRRQLDLMQEHGALFSHTSYYISYPERKNSLGIWHSGQFGGRCYPELIRSCPIAVPTVMLHRSIVDEGFLFPAGCHLGEDILAWIDLAAKYLLLGIDEPLSVVEWSATSAAMSLDKQVRGVAAMIEIIQSHPIHGKHLAELDSLRAHLEEITAQRARVSEADWAVPLIDQAWNISQSVPLEAIGRI is encoded by the coding sequence ATGGATGACAAACTTGTCTCAATTTGCATCCCTGTATTCAACGGGAGCAATTACCTAAAAAAAGCGATCGAGAGCGCACTGGCCCAAGACTACCCCCACGTTGAAGTCATCGTAGTCAACGATGGATCGACGGACGGTGGTTTGACCGAGGCGATCGCGCTCGAATACGGCAACCGGATTCGTTACATCAAACAGGAAAATCGCGGGGTTGCAGGCGCACTCAACACAGCGGTGGCGCATGCGAAGGGCACGTATTTCGCGTGGCTGAGCCACGACGACATCCACCTTCCCCACAAGACCAGCGCGCAGATGCGCTTCCTGTCCGATCTCGGGCGGACCGATGCGTGCCTTTTTTCCGATTACGACCTGATCGATCCGGACGATAAGCTGATCACCACGGTGCGGCTTCCGGTCGACCGCATCCGCCGCTCTCCGCGTCTGCCGCTCCTCAACGGCATGATCAACGGCTGTTCGCTGCTGGTACCGATCGCCGCAATGCGCGAATTCGGCGTTTTCGATGAGCGCCTCCGGTTCACGCAAGACTACGACCTTTGGAACAAGATCCTCGACAAGCAGGAGTTCTTCCATCAGCCCGAAGTACTGATCCAGTACCGCGTGCATCCGCAGCAGGACACGCAGACACAAAAACTGGCGCCCGAATCCGATCCGCTGTGGACGCGAATGATCGACGACCGCAGCCCGACGCAGCGAGCGCAGCTCAGCGGCAGCAGTCGGCGCTTCTATCAGTCGCTCGGCGTCTTCCTCGAACTGACCCCGATGCAGAAGGCCTCGGCGCACGCGTTGAATCTCGCCAAGCATGCATCGCGGGACACGCTCACGTCCGTGGTGATCCCGTTCTTCAACGAAATCAACCTGCTGCACAGAGCGGTGGAGAGTGTCAGGTCGCAGATCGGAGCGCGCTTCGAGATCATCCTGGTCGATGACGGCTCGACCGAAGATACGAGTTCGATCGAACGTCTCGCCCAGAGCGACGAGCGCATCAAGCTCATCCGCCAGGCCAACCGAGGTGCAGCGGCAGCGAGAAACCGGGGCATGATGAGCGCGAAGGGCGAGTACATCGCTTTTCTCGACGGCGACGACACGTTCATGCCGAACAAGATCCGCCGTCAGCTCGACCTGATGCAGGAGCATGGCGCGCTCTTCTCGCACACGAGCTACTACATTTCTTATCCCGAGCGAAAAAACTCGCTCGGCATCTGGCACAGCGGACAGTTCGGTGGACGTTGCTACCCGGAGCTCATCCGGTCCTGTCCGATCGCGGTGCCTACCGTGATGCTGCATCGCTCGATCGTGGATGAGGGCTTCCTGTTTCCAGCAGGCTGCCATTTGGGCGAAGACATTCTTGCCTGGATCGATCTGGCGGCGAAATACCTTCTGCTTGGAATCGACGAGCCTCTCTCCGTCGTGGAATGGTCCGCCACGAGCGCGGCCATGTCGCTGGACAAGCAAGTCCGAGGGGTCGCGGCCATGATCGAAATCATCCAGAGCCACCCCATTCACGGCAAGCATCTGGCCGAACTGGACAGCTTGCGTGCTCACCTCGAAGAAATCACCGCGCAACGCGCTCGCGTCAGCGAAGCGGATTGGGCCGTCCCGCTGATCGACCAGGCCTGGAATATCTCCCAGTCCGTCCCCCTCGAAGCCATAGGAAGAATCTAA
- a CDS encoding SDR family oxidoreductase, with the protein MQKRLKVLVLGATGMLGHEVLRVLNGRPEFEAFGSMRSASLRSALPTEMGERLLTGVDVLDADVLATVLARIRPDAVINCVGLVKQLGNADDPLAALPLNALFPHRLARLCELVGARVVHISTDCVFKGDRGMYKESDAPDATDLYGRSKLLGELTRGNAITLRTSIIGREIQGQHGLVDWFLHAPSPVKGFANAIFSGLTTHELAKVIGEVVLPRPELQGLWHVSAAPIDKYSLLKLINAIYGKGTTILEDREFKLDRSLDSSRFQSETGYRAPDWNQMISAMHANGI; encoded by the coding sequence TTGCAAAAACGACTCAAAGTACTTGTTCTCGGCGCTACCGGGATGCTGGGACACGAGGTGCTGCGCGTGCTCAACGGGCGGCCGGAGTTCGAAGCCTTCGGTTCGATGAGATCCGCGTCGCTCCGTTCGGCCCTGCCGACGGAAATGGGCGAGCGGCTGCTGACCGGTGTTGACGTGCTGGATGCCGACGTGCTTGCAACGGTGCTGGCACGCATCAGGCCCGACGCCGTGATCAACTGCGTCGGTTTGGTCAAACAGCTCGGCAATGCCGACGATCCCCTGGCAGCCCTCCCGCTGAACGCATTGTTTCCTCATCGCCTCGCACGCCTGTGCGAGCTCGTTGGCGCGAGGGTGGTCCACATCAGTACGGACTGCGTCTTCAAGGGCGACCGCGGCATGTACAAGGAGTCCGATGCGCCGGACGCGACGGATCTCTACGGCAGGTCCAAGCTGCTCGGAGAACTCACGCGCGGCAATGCGATCACGCTCAGGACCAGCATCATCGGGCGTGAAATCCAGGGCCAGCACGGCCTGGTGGACTGGTTTCTCCACGCGCCATCGCCCGTCAAGGGATTTGCCAATGCCATCTTTTCCGGTTTGACCACGCACGAGCTCGCAAAGGTCATCGGCGAAGTCGTGCTGCCTCGTCCAGAACTTCAAGGCCTGTGGCACGTGTCGGCCGCACCGATCGACAAGTACTCGCTGCTGAAGCTGATCAACGCGATCTACGGGAAGGGAACGACCATCCTCGAAGACCGGGAGTTCAAGCTGGATCGCTCGCTCGACAGCAGTCGCTTCCAAAGCGAAACCGGCTACCGAGCGCCGGACTGGAACCAGATGATTTCTGCCATGCACGCCAATGGGATCTGA